From Deferrisoma camini S3R1, the proteins below share one genomic window:
- a CDS encoding fibronectin type III domain-containing protein, which produces MVRWTVLVAAVWAATVWGAEPKPAPPEDLRVERLDDGRVSVTWQSVAGPVLEYRVYRAVAGNPPALVARVPPSDRARQRYVDRVPLAAGYTYRYWVAALGPGGAAGALSKPVGYEPPDHRPPARPVITGLSVLEGRIRVQWSPPADPDVAGFHVYRAESPSEEFARLTGQPLRARAYDDTSVLGGRLYRYAVSAVDRSGNESARSRPRSARAWARVEPRPPQGLSVRKGTEGPALTWRAVDSPDLRGYVVYRAWSRDGGFVKISGVLEEPRFEDRQAPPTGTCWYRVRALYRRGILSDPSGPVAWSPRPDGGKP; this is translated from the coding sequence ATGGTTCGGTGGACCGTGCTGGTTGCGGCCGTGTGGGCGGCCACCGTCTGGGGGGCAGAACCCAAACCGGCTCCCCCTGAGGACCTCCGGGTGGAGCGGCTCGACGACGGCCGGGTGTCTGTGACCTGGCAGTCGGTGGCCGGGCCGGTGCTGGAGTACCGGGTGTACCGGGCCGTGGCCGGAAACCCGCCGGCCCTGGTGGCCCGGGTTCCCCCTTCGGACCGGGCCCGGCAGCGGTACGTGGACCGGGTGCCATTGGCCGCGGGGTACACGTACCGCTACTGGGTGGCGGCCCTGGGGCCGGGGGGCGCCGCGGGCGCCCTTTCGAAGCCCGTGGGGTACGAACCCCCGGATCACCGGCCGCCGGCCCGGCCGGTGATCACCGGGCTCTCTGTGCTGGAGGGGCGGATCCGGGTTCAGTGGAGCCCCCCGGCCGACCCGGACGTGGCCGGCTTCCACGTGTACCGGGCGGAAAGCCCGTCGGAAGAGTTCGCCCGGCTCACCGGGCAGCCCCTGCGGGCGCGGGCCTACGACGACACCTCGGTCCTGGGCGGCCGCCTGTACCGGTACGCCGTGAGCGCGGTGGACCGGTCGGGGAACGAGAGCGCCCGTTCCCGGCCCCGCTCGGCCCGGGCCTGGGCCCGCGTCGAGCCCAGACCTCCCCAGGGGCTTTCGGTTCGGAAGGGAACGGAGGGGCCCGCGCTCACGTGGCGCGCCGTGGACTCCCCGGACCTCAGGGGATACGTGGTGTACCGGGCATGGTCCCGGGACGGGGGGTTCGTGAAGATCTCGGGAGTGCTGGAAGAGCCCCGTTTCGAGGATCGGCAAGCACCCCCGACGGGGACGTGCTGGTACCGGGTGAGGGCGCTGTACCGGAGGGGGATCCTGTCCGACCCCTCCGGGCCGGTGGCCTGGTCCCCCCGGCCCGATGGAGGAAAGCCATGA